The proteins below are encoded in one region of Anguilla anguilla isolate fAngAng1 chromosome 3, fAngAng1.pri, whole genome shotgun sequence:
- the LOC118223333 gene encoding MORC family CW-type zinc finger protein 3-like translates to MARKSAGNIPLSAMNPKYLHTNCTSHTWAFGAFAELIDNAYDPDVNAKHLWIDSTRIKDKECLIIMDDGTGLDYNKMFKMLSFGYSDKKTIRGHAPVGLYGNGFKSGSMRLGKDVVVFSKTKDMMSVGLLSQTYLAAIRAENIVVPIVTIKQDGEDKISVEPGHEDSLEAILKHSLFKTEKELLQELQAINTMPPTVSTGTRIIIWNLRSSKDGQTEFDFKTDRYDIRIPCMDSGDVNNPSKNTEPESRYSLQAYCSILYLKPRMQIIIRGRKVRTQLVSKSLAHTLKDRYTPKFLRRPIPITFGYGTKDSGHYGIMIYNKNRLIRAYERVGCQRKAIPKGVGIIGIIECNFLNPTHNKQDFDDTEEYRKVKHNLGEKLEEYWNQMHHLKQKKDPSCNLAIEDMEKSPDQNWAQCDICQRWRKLPDGIDASKLPDKWFCYLNPDPQYRTCQAEEELEDSEDEQPYQKTYKQKKKRQNAEDAVPSPSTSTTPSTRSGTSRYHSGTTSGGNVTHFTPPTSTPLNSSGRRPSAQSTPRSSSTWSTPTHPRSKRLLSLTPESEPVKRARVQGHGISSAAGTELLPLVTQATPDAVLLVEESGAPVAPCDLAMMKTKLRASGGGINLQLSDGALAEESMESNTTATAAFAPSAVRQQVSVETQTEGVAKVKEEEEEERTWSLREDVPKSSEQMQLLEREARELMDSSGGMHPLLDMQQDGLLEQWVIASKERDQYKEQMVTANQERDQYRDQVETANKERDQYKEQMVTANQGRDQYRDQVETANKERDQYREQMVTANHKRDQYRDQVETANKERDQYKEQMVTAIQERDQYRDQVETANKERDQYREQMVTANQERDQYRDQVETANKERDQYREQMVTANQERDQYMDQMVTANQERDQYRDQMETANQERDQYRDQMVTANQERDRYRNQMETANQERDRYRDQMVTANQERDRYRDQMETAKQEKDQYMAQVDELMQELQKMRTSSVKQEPCDQAFGGEDDLALQIDSILTDLDCCNKERDQLKSKLESLEAERGAVFSQCEQLKKELDDLREAGSRALSPSCAEKTGNSPSRPGSTGAERLKNLRLSVSRLLVILIPELDLEQVNYESGVIEEILEQYIDGVTYSEAT, encoded by the exons ATGGCACGGAAATCTGCTGGAAATATACCCCTGAGCGCG atgaaccccaaatatttacatacaaattGTACCAGCCACACCTGGGCTTTTGGGGCCTTTGCTGAGCTCATTG ACAATGCCTACGACCCGGACGTCAATGCCAAGCATCTATGGATCGACTCGACTCGAATAAAGGACAAGGAATGTCTGATAATCATGGATGATGGGACTGGGCTGGACTATAACAAAATGTTCAAGATGTTGAG TTTCGGCTACAGTGACAAGAAGACAATTCGGGGTCATGCCCCTGTGGGTCTCTATGGAAACGGGTTCAAGTCAGGCTCCATGCGTCTAGGGAAGGACGTCGTCGTCTTTTCCAAAACCAAGGACATGATGAGCGTGGGCCTCCTGTCCCAGACGTACCTGGCAGCCATTCGGGCTGAGAATATTGTGGTGCCAATTGTCACTATCAAACAAGATGGAGAAGACAAGA TCAGTGTTGAGCCTGGCCATGAAGACAGcctggaagccattttgaaacaCTCCCTGTTTAAAACAGAGAAGGAGCTACTCCAGGAGCTGCAGGCCATCAATACCATGCCCCCCACGGTCTCCACGGGAACCAGGATCATCATATGGAATCTGCGCAG CTCCAAAGATGGGCAGACGGAGTTTGATTTCAAAACGGATCGGTACGACATTCGGATCCCATGTATGGACTCGGGTGATGTTAACAATCCCAGCAAGAACACAGAACCAGAGAGCAGGTACTCCCTGCAA GCGTACTGCAGCATTCTGTACCTGAAGCCCCGAATGCAGATCATCATCAGGGGACGGAAGGTGCGGACTCAGCTGGTCTCCAAGAGTCTGGCCCACACCCTCAAGGACCGATACACGCCAAAATTTCTG AGGAGGCCTATCCCCATAACTTTTGGGTACGGCACCAAAGACAGTGGGCATTACGGCATAATGATATACAACAAAAACCGACTGATACGAGCGTACGAGCGAGTTGGCTGCCAGCGCAAG GCCATCCCAAAGGGTGTGGGAATAATCGGCATTATAGAGTGCAACTTCCTCAATCCAACACACAACAAACAGGATTTTGATGACACAGAGGAGTACAG GAAAGTGAAACATAACCTGGGGGAGAAGCTGGAGGAATATTGGAACCAAATGcaccatttaaaacagaaaaaggatCCCAGCTGCAACTTGGCAATAGAGGACATGGA GAAATCTCCGGATCAGAACTGGGCCCAGTGTGACATATGCCAGAGATGGAGGAAGCTGCCAGATGGAATAGATGCCAGCAAGCTGCCTGACAAGTGGTTCTGCTACTTGAACCCAGACCCCCAGTACAG GACCTGCCAAGCAGAGGAAGAGCTGGAGGACTCTGAGGATGAGCAACCATACCAAAAGACCTATAAACA GAAGAAGAAACGGCAG AATGCAGAAGATGCCGTACCATCACCGAGCACTTCGACTACACCCTCAACACGCAGTGGTACAAGCCGGTATCACAGtggtacaacatcaggaggcaATGTGACCCACTtcacccctcccacctccactCCTCTCAATAGTTCTG GCCGCAGGCCCTCTGCACAAAGCACACCTCGCAGCTCTTCCACGTggtccacacccacacacccaag GAGCAAAAGGCTGCTGTCGTTGACCCCAGAGAGTGAGCCGGTAAAAAGGGCAAGGGTGCAAGGTCACGGCATATCATCAGCAGCTGGCACGGAGTTGCTCCCACTGGTGACACAGGCCACCCCAGATGCCGTCCTACTTGTGGAGGAATCCGGAGCGCCAGTTGCACCGTGTGATCTTGCTATGATGAAGACAAAGCTCAGGGCCAGCGGAGGGGGCATCAACCTACAACTCAGTGATGGAGCCCTCGCAGAGGAGTCCATGGAAAGCAACACCACAGCAACAGCCGCCTTCGCTCCATCAGCGGTGCGTCAGCAGGTGTCTGTCGAGACCCAAACTGAAGGAGTGGCcaaggtgaaggaggaggaagaggaggagaggacatGGAGCTTGAGAGAGGATGTGCCCAAGAGTTCAGAGCAGATGCAGCtcctggagagagaggccaGGGAGCTCATGGATTCCAGCGGGGGAATGCACCCCCTCCTGGATATGCAGCAGGACGGGCTGTTGGAGCAGTGGGTGATAGCCAGTAAGGAGAGAGACCAGTACAAGGAGCAGATggtgacagccaatcaggagagagaCCAGTACAGGGACCAGGTGGAGACAGCCAATAAAGAGAGAGACCAATACAAGGAGCAGATggtgacagccaatcaggggagAGACCAGTACAGGGACCAGGTGGAGACAGCCAATAAAGAGAGAGACCAGTACAGGGAGCAGATGGTGACAGCCAATCATAAGAGAGACCAGTACAGGGACCAGGTGGAGACGGCCAATAAAGAGAGAGACCAGTACAAGGAGCAGATGGTGACAGCCATTCAGGAGAGAGACCAGTACAGGGACCAGGTGGAGACAGCCAATAAAGAGAGAGACCAGTACAGGGAGCAGATggtgacagccaatcaggagagagaCCAGTACAGGGACCAGGTGGAGACAGCCAATAAAGAGAGAGACCAGTACAGGGAACAGATggtgacagccaatcaggagagagaCCAGTACATGGACCAAATggtgacagccaatcaggagagagaCCAGTACAGAGACCAGAtggagacagccaatcaggagagagaCCAGTACAGGGACCAAATggtgacagccaatcaggagagagaCCGGTACAGAAACCAGAtggagacagccaatcaggagagagaCCGGTACAGGGACCAAATggtgacagccaatcaggagagagaCCGGTACAGAGACCAGATGGAGACTGCAAAACAAGAGAAGGACCAGTACATGGCGCAGGTAGACGAGCTGATGCAGGAGCTTCAGAAAATGAGGACAAGCAGCGTGAAGCAGGAGCCATGTGACCAGGCCTTCGGGGGAGAAGATGACCTGGCCCTGCAGATAGACTCCATCCTTACAGATCTGGACTGCTGCAATAAGGAGAGGGACCAACTGAAGAGCAAG CTGGAGAGtttggaggcagagagaggagctgtcTTTTCTCAGTGCGAGCAGCTGAAGAAAGAGCTGGATGATCTGAGGGAGGCTGGGAGCAGGGCCCTCAGCCCCAGCTGTGCAGAAAAGACTGGGAACAGTCCCAGCAGGCCTGGATCAACAGGGGCTGAGAG GCTGAAGAACCTGCGACTCAGTGTGAGCCGTCTCCTGGTGATCCTCATACCAGAGCTGGACCTGGAACAGGTAAACTATGAAAGTGGTGTCATCGAAGAGATCCTGGAACAGTACATAGATGGTGTCACTTATTCTGAAGCCACATAG